Proteins encoded together in one Rhizobacter sp. J219 window:
- a CDS encoding carbohydrate ABC transporter permease encodes MSEFREFRSTYAATPAGRLGRYSLYALLLLFAAYYLAPLYVMLATSFKPPEEMRESSLFALPRLLQWDTWRMTWSEVCISVNCGGMKPYFANSLAVVLPAVVVSTLIGAINGYALTMWPFRGANLLFGLLLFSCFIPFQAIILPLAQLLGALGMGSSTGWGVMTAYIVYGLGFTTLFFRNYYVTLPRELVKAATIDGAGFFGVFWHILLPISAPIFVVTVIWQFTQIWNDFLFAATLTDGPGQTITVALNNLVKTSQATKRYDVDMAAAVITGLPTLVVYFLAGKYFVRGLTAGAVKG; translated from the coding sequence ATGAGTGAGTTTCGTGAGTTCCGCTCCACGTATGCCGCCACGCCCGCGGGGCGCCTGGGACGCTACAGCCTCTATGCGCTGCTGCTGCTCTTCGCGGCCTACTACCTGGCGCCGCTGTACGTGATGCTCGCCACCTCGTTCAAGCCGCCCGAGGAGATGCGCGAGAGCTCGCTCTTCGCGCTGCCGCGCCTCTTGCAGTGGGACACCTGGCGCATGACCTGGAGCGAGGTCTGCATCAGCGTGAACTGCGGCGGTATGAAGCCCTACTTCGCCAACTCGCTGGCGGTGGTGCTGCCGGCGGTGGTGGTCTCCACGCTGATCGGCGCGATCAACGGCTACGCGCTCACCATGTGGCCCTTCCGCGGCGCCAACCTGCTCTTCGGGCTGCTGCTCTTCAGCTGCTTCATCCCGTTCCAGGCCATCATCCTGCCGCTTGCGCAGCTGCTGGGGGCGCTCGGCATGGGCAGCAGCACCGGCTGGGGCGTGATGACGGCCTACATCGTCTACGGCCTCGGGTTTACCACGCTCTTCTTCCGCAACTACTACGTGACGCTCCCGCGCGAGCTGGTGAAGGCCGCGACCATCGACGGCGCGGGCTTCTTCGGCGTGTTCTGGCACATCCTGCTGCCGATCTCGGCACCGATCTTCGTGGTGACGGTGATCTGGCAGTTCACGCAGATCTGGAACGACTTCCTCTTCGCCGCCACGCTGACCGACGGGCCGGGCCAGACCATCACGGTTGCGCTCAACAACCTCGTGAAGACCTCGCAGGCCACCAAGCGCTACGACGTCGACATGGCCGCGGCGGTCATCACCGGCTTGCCCACGCTGGTGGTCTATTTCCTCGCTGGCAAGTATTTCGTTCGCGGCCTGACCGCGGGCGCCGTGAAAGGTTGA
- a CDS encoding carbohydrate ABC transporter permease translates to MAPTAAVTLVFVYGFIAWTVYMSFTGSRMMPVYELIGFDAYTRLWQMERWGVSIRNLLIFGGLFMVLNLALGLLLAVLLDQRIRFEGTLRAIFLYPMALSFIVTGTVWKWMLNPGLGLERSVHLLGWTGFKFDWIINPDYAIYTIVIAGVWQTSGLIMAMFLAALRGVDQDVVKAAYMDGASMPQIYWGIIIPSIRPAFFSAIVVLAHLAVKSFDLVIAMTNGGPGYATDLPSIFMYAMSFQRNNIAVGSATAVMMLCTVMAIVVPYLYSELRPGRRHE, encoded by the coding sequence ATGGCGCCCACGGCGGCGGTCACGCTCGTCTTCGTCTACGGCTTCATCGCATGGACCGTCTACATGTCGTTCACCGGCTCGCGCATGATGCCGGTCTACGAGCTGATCGGATTCGATGCCTACACGCGCCTGTGGCAGATGGAGCGCTGGGGCGTCTCGATCCGCAACCTGCTCATCTTCGGCGGGCTCTTCATGGTGCTCAACCTCGCGTTGGGCCTGCTGCTCGCGGTGCTGCTCGACCAGCGCATCCGCTTCGAGGGCACGCTGCGCGCGATCTTCCTGTACCCGATGGCGCTCAGCTTCATCGTCACCGGCACGGTGTGGAAGTGGATGCTCAACCCGGGTCTCGGGCTCGAGCGCTCGGTGCACCTGCTCGGCTGGACCGGCTTCAAGTTCGACTGGATCATCAACCCCGACTACGCGATCTACACCATCGTGATCGCGGGCGTGTGGCAGACCTCGGGGCTCATCATGGCGATGTTCCTTGCGGCGCTGCGCGGCGTCGACCAGGACGTAGTCAAGGCCGCCTACATGGATGGTGCCTCCATGCCGCAGATCTACTGGGGCATCATCATCCCGTCGATCCGGCCGGCGTTCTTCTCGGCCATCGTCGTGCTCGCGCACCTGGCGGTGAAGAGCTTTGACCTCGTGATCGCGATGACCAACGGCGGGCCTGGCTACGCGACCGACCTGCCGTCGATCTTCATGTATGCGATGAGCTTCCAGCGCAACAACATCGCGGTGGGCTCGGCCACGGCGGTGATGATGCTGTGCACGGTGATGGCGATCGTGGTGCCCTACCTCTACTCGGAGCTGCGGCCGGGGAGGCGGCATGAGTGA